A region of Bacillus cabrialesii DNA encodes the following proteins:
- the htrA gene encoding serine protease HtrA, whose translation MDNYRDENRTEGNENEVFLAKENDQSTSYSARNVIHDQEKKKRGFGWFRPLLGGVIGGSLALGIYTFTPLGDHDAQDTAKQSSSQQQTQSVTAKSTSSESAKSSSSSSSSSAFKSEDSSKISDMVEDLSPAIVGITNLQAQSNSSLFGSGSSGSSSDSSEDTESGSGSGVIFKKENGKAYIITNNHVVEGASSLKVSLYDGTEATAKLIGSDSLTDLAVLQISDDHVTKVASFGDSSDLRTGETVIAIGDPLGKDLSRTVTQGIVSGVDRTVSMSTSAGETSINVIQTDAAINPGNSGGPLLNTSGKIVGINSMKISEDDVEGIGFAIPSNDVKPIAEELLSKGQIERPYIGVSMLDLEQVPQNYQEGTLGLFGSQLNKGVYIRQVASGSPAEKAGLKAEDIIISLKGKETDTGSELRNILYKDANIGDTVEVKILRKGKEMTKKIKLDQKEETAS comes from the coding sequence ATGGATAACTATCGTGACGAAAACAGAACGGAAGGAAATGAGAATGAGGTCTTTCTAGCGAAAGAAAACGATCAAAGCACCTCCTACTCAGCCCGCAATGTCATTCATGACCAGGAGAAGAAAAAACGAGGGTTCGGATGGTTCAGACCGCTGCTTGGCGGAGTGATCGGCGGCAGTCTCGCCCTTGGCATTTACACGTTTACACCGCTTGGCGACCATGATGCTCAGGACACTGCAAAACAGTCTTCCAGCCAGCAGCAAACGCAATCTGTCACAGCCAAAAGCACATCTTCTGAATCTGCCAAAAGCTCATCAAGCTCAAGCAGCTCATCTGCATTCAAAAGCGAAGATTCTTCTAAAATCTCAGATATGGTGGAAGACCTTTCACCGGCGATTGTCGGTATTACCAATCTTCAGGCTCAGTCAAACAGCTCTTTATTCGGCTCCGGCTCATCCGGTTCCAGCTCTGATTCCAGCGAAGATACAGAAAGCGGTTCAGGATCAGGTGTCATTTTCAAAAAAGAGAACGGCAAAGCATATATCATTACAAATAACCACGTCGTAGAAGGGGCATCTTCGCTGAAGGTATCTTTATATGACGGTACTGAGGCGACAGCAAAACTGATAGGCAGTGACTCGTTAACAGATTTAGCGGTCCTCCAAATCAGTGATGACCACGTAACAAAAGTGGCAAGCTTTGGTGATTCATCTGATCTCAGAACAGGTGAGACCGTCATTGCGATTGGAGACCCGCTCGGAAAAGACCTGTCCCGTACAGTAACGCAAGGAATTGTAAGCGGCGTGGACAGAACGGTTTCGATGTCAACATCAGCCGGCGAAACGAGCATTAACGTCATCCAAACTGACGCAGCGATTAACCCAGGTAACAGCGGCGGCCCATTGTTAAATACTTCCGGCAAAATCGTCGGCATTAACAGTATGAAAATCAGTGAAGATGACGTTGAGGGCATCGGATTCGCAATTCCAAGCAACGACGTAAAACCGATTGCTGAAGAATTGCTGTCTAAAGGACAAATTGAACGTCCGTATATCGGTGTCAGCATGCTTGATTTAGAACAAGTGCCGCAAAACTACCAAGAAGGCACACTCGGCCTGTTCGGCAGCCAGCTGAATAAGGGCGTATACATCCGTCAGGTCGCCTCAGGCTCTCCTGCTGAAAAGGCCGGATTGAAAGCGGAGGATATTATCATCAGCCTGAAGGGCAAAGAAACCGATACAGGCAGTGAATTGCGCAATATTTTATATAAAGACGCAAACATCGGTGACACCGTTGAAGTGAAAATTCTCAGAAAAGGCAAAGAAATGACGAAAAAAATCAAACTCGACCAAAAAGAAGAAACAGCTTCTTAA
- the proG gene encoding pyrroline-5-carboxylate reductase ProG: protein MEQIGLIGYGSMADMIARQLLKHEQIKENELFIETRTKGKRLGALMADYPHVSADSLENWAETCRLIFICVPPLHVVETLRRLRPYVNRHTHIVSIAAGVPLRLLEAETKAGISRVIPAITSEAEAGISLVVHSEALTADKKERLNELLSVFSRVREIKESNLDAASNLTSSAPGFIAAVFEELALAAARKSSLSKEEAFDFLIHSLYGTGKLLIEKKMSFEETLERVATKGGITGEGAEVIRASVPDVFDQVFERTLKKYELLTEQAEKQT from the coding sequence ATGGAACAGATTGGATTGATTGGATATGGCAGCATGGCCGATATGATCGCCAGGCAGCTGTTGAAGCATGAACAAATAAAGGAGAATGAACTCTTTATTGAAACAAGAACGAAAGGAAAGCGGCTGGGTGCGCTGATGGCAGATTATCCACATGTATCGGCTGATTCGCTCGAGAACTGGGCGGAAACGTGCCGTTTGATTTTTATATGTGTCCCGCCGCTCCATGTCGTCGAAACATTGCGCCGTCTCCGCCCGTACGTGAACAGGCATACTCATATCGTATCCATTGCCGCCGGTGTGCCGCTGCGTCTTCTGGAGGCTGAAACAAAAGCCGGTATATCACGTGTCATTCCTGCCATTACATCCGAAGCGGAAGCGGGCATCTCACTTGTCGTTCACAGTGAAGCACTGACAGCGGATAAAAAGGAACGTCTTAATGAGTTGTTATCGGTTTTCAGCCGTGTCAGAGAAATAAAAGAATCGAATCTGGATGCCGCCAGCAATTTGACGAGCTCGGCACCAGGATTTATAGCTGCCGTCTTCGAAGAACTGGCGCTGGCTGCTGCCAGAAAAAGCAGCCTTTCTAAAGAAGAAGCCTTTGATTTTCTGATTCATTCGCTATACGGAACTGGCAAGCTGCTGATTGAAAAGAAGATGTCTTTCGAGGAAACGCTGGAACGTGTCGCAACGAAAGGCGGAATTACCGGAGAGGGAGCTGAGGTGATACGCGCCTCTGTGCCGGACGTTTTTGATCAGGTGTTTGAAAGAACGCTGAAAAAATATGAACTGCTTACAGAACAGGCTGAGAAACAAACATGA
- the dppA gene encoding D-aminopeptidase DppA has product MKLYMSVDMEGISGLPDDTFVDSGKRNYERGRLIMTEEANYCIAEAFNSGCTEVLVNDSHSKMNNLMVEKLHPEADLISGDVKPFSMVEGLDDTFTGALFLGYHARASTPGVMSHSMIFGVRHFYINDRPVGELGLNAYVAGYYDVPVIMVAGDDRAAKEAEELIPNVTTAAVKQTISRSAVKCLSPAKAGRLLTEKTAFALQNKDKVKPLTPPDRPVLSIEFANYGQAEWANLMPGTEIKPQTTTVQFQAKDMLEAYQAMLVMTELAMRTSFC; this is encoded by the coding sequence ATGAAACTGTACATGTCAGTAGATATGGAAGGTATTTCGGGTCTTCCGGATGATACCTTTGTGGATTCCGGCAAGCGTAATTATGAACGCGGACGGCTCATCATGACTGAAGAAGCGAATTACTGTATTGCTGAAGCGTTTAACAGCGGGTGTACTGAGGTGCTGGTCAATGACAGCCATTCGAAGATGAATAATCTGATGGTTGAAAAGCTTCATCCTGAAGCAGACTTGATTTCCGGCGACGTCAAACCTTTTTCAATGGTAGAGGGGCTGGACGATACGTTTACAGGCGCTTTGTTTCTCGGTTATCATGCGAGAGCATCGACTCCCGGTGTCATGTCACACAGCATGATTTTCGGCGTCCGGCATTTTTACATAAACGATCGGCCTGTCGGTGAGCTCGGGTTAAATGCATACGTTGCCGGTTATTATGATGTCCCGGTCATTATGGTCGCAGGAGATGATCGTGCGGCGAAGGAAGCGGAAGAGCTCATTCCGAACGTTACGACAGCCGCTGTCAAACAAACCATTTCAAGATCGGCAGTGAAGTGTTTGTCCCCTGCGAAAGCCGGCCGGCTGCTGACAGAAAAAACCGCATTTGCCCTGCAAAACAAAGATAAAGTCAAACCGCTCACACCGCCTGACAGACCGGTTTTGAGCATTGAATTTGCCAATTACGGCCAGGCAGAATGGGCGAATCTGATGCCGGGAACTGAAATAAAGCCGCAAACCACAACCGTTCAATTTCAGGCGAAGGACATGCTTGAAGCCTATCAGGCGATGCTTGTCATGACGGAGCTTGCGATGCGGACATCATTCTGCTAA
- the dppB gene encoding dipeptide ABC transporter permease DppB — translation MARYMMKRFWAMAATILVITTLTFVLMKVIPGSPFNEERGTNEAVQKNLEAYYHLDDPLIFQYIIYLKSIITFDFGPSIKKPSDSVNDMLERGFPVSFELGMTAIVIAVISGLVLGVIAALRRNGFLDYAAMSLAVLGISIPNFILATLLIQQFAVNFKLFPAATWTSPIHMVLPTAALAVGPMAIIARLTRSSMVEVLTQDYIRTAKAKGLSPFNIIVKHALRNALMPVVTVLGTLVASILTGSFVIEKIFAIPGMGKYFVESINQRDYPVIMGTTVFYSVILIIMLFLVDLAYGFLDPRIKLHKKG, via the coding sequence TTGGCGCGATACATGATGAAGCGTTTTTGGGCAATGGCAGCTACGATTTTGGTGATTACCACCCTGACTTTTGTTCTTATGAAGGTCATTCCCGGATCTCCTTTTAACGAGGAGAGAGGCACAAATGAAGCCGTTCAAAAAAATCTCGAAGCCTACTATCACTTAGACGATCCTCTTATTTTCCAATATATCATCTACTTAAAATCCATCATCACATTCGATTTCGGACCTTCAATCAAAAAACCGTCAGACAGCGTAAATGATATGCTGGAACGCGGCTTTCCCGTTTCCTTTGAGCTTGGGATGACAGCGATTGTCATTGCTGTGATATCCGGGCTGGTTCTGGGCGTAATCGCCGCGCTCCGCCGCAACGGCTTTTTGGATTACGCCGCGATGAGTTTGGCTGTACTCGGCATCTCTATTCCGAATTTTATTCTGGCAACATTGCTCATTCAGCAGTTTGCCGTCAATTTCAAACTATTTCCCGCTGCCACATGGACGAGCCCGATCCATATGGTGCTTCCGACCGCAGCGCTTGCTGTAGGGCCAATGGCGATCATTGCCAGGCTGACACGGTCAAGCATGGTCGAAGTCTTAACGCAGGATTATATCCGCACAGCAAAAGCGAAAGGGCTTTCTCCGTTCAACATTATCGTAAAACACGCACTCAGAAATGCACTCATGCCTGTCGTTACCGTTCTGGGCACACTTGTCGCAAGTATCTTAACAGGGAGCTTTGTCATTGAAAAAATCTTTGCCATTCCGGGAATGGGAAAATATTTTGTTGAAAGCATTAATCAGCGGGACTATCCGGTGATTATGGGGACGACTGTTTTTTACAGCGTCATTTTGATCATCATGCTGTTTTTGGTCGACTTGGCCTACGGTTTCTTAGACCCGCGCATTAAACTGCATAAGAAAGGGTGA
- the dppC gene encoding dipeptide ABC transporter permease DppC, with the protein MNLPVQTDERQPEQHIQVPDEWFVSNQEKNREADSVKRPSLSYTQDAWRRLKKNKLAMAGLFILLFLFVMAVIGPFLSPHSVARQSLTEQNLPPSADHWFGTDELGRDVFTRTWYGARISLFVGVMAALIDFVIGVIYGGVAGYKGGRTDSIMMRIIEVLYGLPYLLVVILLMVLMGPGLGTIIVALTVTGWVGMARIVRGQVLQIKNYEYVLASKTFGAKTFRIIRKNLLPNTMGAIIVQMTLTVPAAIFAESFLSFLGLGIQAPFASWGVMANDGLPTILSGHWWRLFFPAFFISLTMYAFNVLGDGLQDALDPKLRR; encoded by the coding sequence GTGAATCTCCCTGTACAAACGGATGAGCGCCAGCCAGAGCAGCACATTCAGGTGCCAGATGAATGGTTTGTCTCGAATCAGGAAAAAAATCGAGAAGCCGATTCGGTCAAGCGGCCGAGTTTGTCATACACGCAGGATGCCTGGAGGAGGCTGAAAAAAAATAAATTAGCGATGGCTGGACTTTTTATTCTTTTATTCCTTTTTGTCATGGCGGTGATCGGGCCCTTTTTATCGCCTCATAGTGTCGCGCGCCAATCGCTGACCGAGCAAAATCTTCCGCCCTCAGCCGATCATTGGTTCGGCACCGATGAGCTTGGCCGTGATGTGTTTACCCGAACATGGTACGGAGCGAGGATTTCGTTATTTGTCGGAGTGATGGCAGCGCTGATTGATTTTGTGATCGGTGTCATTTACGGAGGCGTTGCCGGCTATAAAGGCGGCAGGACTGACAGCATCATGATGCGAATTATCGAAGTGCTGTATGGGCTTCCGTATCTGCTTGTTGTCATTTTGCTGATGGTGCTGATGGGGCCGGGGCTGGGCACCATTATTGTGGCGCTTACCGTCACCGGATGGGTAGGCATGGCGAGAATTGTAAGAGGCCAGGTGCTTCAGATTAAAAATTATGAATATGTACTCGCCTCGAAAACCTTTGGCGCCAAAACCTTTCGCATCATCCGGAAGAATCTGCTGCCGAATACAATGGGAGCGATCATCGTACAAATGACATTAACCGTACCTGCCGCTATATTCGCAGAATCCTTTTTAAGCTTTCTGGGCCTCGGCATACAGGCTCCGTTTGCCAGCTGGGGCGTGATGGCGAATGACGGCCTGCCTACGATTTTGTCTGGGCATTGGTGGCGCCTGTTTTTTCCTGCCTTTTTCATCTCCTTGACGATGTATGCGTTTAATGTGCTTGGAGACGGATTGCAGGATGCGCTCGACCCTAAGCTGAGGAGGTAG
- a CDS encoding ABC transporter ATP-binding protein: MEKVLSVKNLHVSFTTYGGTVQAVRGVSFDLYQGETFAIVGESGCGKSVTSQSIMGLLPPYSAKVTDGSVLFKGRDLCRLSDKEMRSIRGADISMIFQDPMTALNPTLTVGDQLGEALLRHKKMSKKAVREEVLSMLSLVGIPDPKERLKQYPHQFSGGMRQRIVIAMALICEPDILIADEPTTALDVTIQAQILELFKEIQRKTNVSVILITHDLGVVAQVADRVAVMYAGKIAEIGTRKDIFYQPQHPYTKGLLNSVPRLDLDGAELIPIDGTPPDLFSPPAGCPFAARCPSRMIVCDRVYPGQTIRSDTHTVSCWLQDKRAEHAVLSGDAKD; the protein is encoded by the coding sequence ATGGAAAAAGTTCTGTCAGTCAAAAATCTTCACGTTTCTTTTACGACTTACGGCGGGACGGTTCAGGCGGTCAGAGGAGTGAGCTTTGATTTGTATCAAGGGGAAACCTTTGCGATCGTCGGCGAATCCGGCTGCGGCAAAAGCGTGACCTCCCAAAGCATTATGGGCCTGCTTCCGCCCTATTCGGCAAAAGTGACAGACGGCAGCGTTCTATTTAAAGGAAGAGACCTTTGCCGTCTCTCTGACAAAGAAATGAGAAGCATAAGGGGAGCCGACATTTCTATGATTTTTCAAGACCCGATGACGGCGTTAAACCCGACGCTGACTGTCGGAGACCAGCTTGGGGAAGCGCTCCTCCGCCATAAAAAAATGAGCAAAAAAGCGGTGAGGGAAGAGGTGCTTTCCATGCTGTCATTGGTCGGCATTCCCGATCCGAAAGAGCGCCTGAAGCAGTACCCCCATCAATTCAGCGGGGGCATGAGACAGCGGATTGTCATTGCGATGGCGCTGATCTGTGAGCCTGACATCTTAATCGCAGACGAACCGACGACCGCTCTTGATGTGACCATTCAGGCGCAGATTTTGGAGCTGTTTAAAGAGATTCAGAGAAAAACGAATGTGTCTGTCATTCTGATTACACACGATTTAGGGGTAGTGGCCCAGGTTGCTGACAGAGTCGCAGTCATGTATGCGGGAAAAATAGCGGAGATTGGCACGAGAAAAGATATTTTTTATCAGCCGCAGCACCCTTATACAAAAGGGCTGCTGAACTCTGTCCCGCGGCTTGATTTGGATGGCGCGGAGCTGATTCCGATCGACGGAACGCCGCCGGATTTGTTTTCGCCTCCGGCAGGGTGCCCGTTTGCCGCCCGCTGTCCGAGCAGGATGATCGTGTGTGACAGGGTATACCCGGGCCAGACAATTAGATCTGACACACACACTGTCAGCTGCTGGCTGCAGGATAAACGGGCCGAGCATGCGGTACTGTCCGGAGATGCGAAGGATTGA
- the dppE gene encoding dipeptide ABC transporter substrate-binding protein DppE — MKRGKRMKRVKKLWGMSLALGISFALIGCTANEQAEKESGNDKAKTSGEKVLYVNNENEPTSFDPPIGFNNVSWQPLNNIMEGLTRLGKDHKPEPAMAEKWSVSKDKKTYTFTIRENAKWTNGDPVTAGDFEYAWKRMLDPKKGASSAFLGYLIEGGEAYNSGKGKKDDVKVTAKDDRTLEVTLEAPQKYFLSVVSNPAYFPVNEKVDKENPKWFAESDTFVGNGPFKLTEWKHDDSITMEKSDTYWDKDTVKLDKVKWAMVSDRNTDYQMFQSGELDTAYVPAELSDQLLDQDNVSIVDQAGLYFYRFNVNMEPFQNENIRKAFATAVDQKEIVKYVTKNNEKPAHAFVSPGFTQPDSKDFRKAGGDLITPNESKAKQLLEKGMKEERYDKLPAVTLTYSTKPEHKKIAEAIQQKLKNTLGVDVKLANMEWNVFLEDQKALKFQFSQSSFLPDYADPISFLEAFQTGNSMNRTGWANKEYDQLIKQAKHEADEKTRFSLMHQAEKLLINEAPIIPVYFYNQVNLQNEHVKGIVRHPVGYIDFKWADKN; from the coding sequence ATGAAAAGGGGGAAGAGGATGAAACGAGTGAAAAAGCTTTGGGGAATGAGTCTTGCATTAGGAATCTCGTTTGCGCTGATAGGATGTACGGCAAACGAACAGGCAGAAAAAGAAAGCGGTAATGATAAAGCAAAAACAAGCGGAGAAAAGGTGTTGTATGTAAATAACGAAAATGAACCGACTTCGTTCGATCCGCCGATCGGCTTTAATAATGTATCATGGCAGCCCTTAAATAACATTATGGAGGGGCTGACGCGCCTTGGCAAAGATCATAAGCCTGAACCGGCGATGGCTGAGAAGTGGTCTGTATCGAAAGATAAAAAAACCTACACATTTACAATTCGGGAAAATGCGAAATGGACAAACGGAGATCCGGTAACGGCCGGAGACTTTGAATACGCGTGGAAACGGATGCTTGATCCGAAAAAGGGCGCTTCCTCCGCGTTTCTCGGCTATTTGATTGAAGGCGGCGAAGCGTATAACAGCGGCAAAGGGAAAAAAGACGATGTGAAGGTGACGGCAAAGGATGATCGAACCCTTGAAGTAACGCTTGAAGCGCCGCAAAAATATTTTCTCAGCGTCGTATCCAATCCGGCGTATTTTCCGGTAAACGAAAAAGTCGATAAAGAAAACCCAAAGTGGTTTGCTGAGTCGGATACATTTGTCGGGAACGGTCCGTTTAAGCTGACGGAATGGAAGCATGATGACAGCATCACAATGGAGAAAAGCGACACGTATTGGGATAAAGATACCGTGAAGCTTGATAAGGTGAAATGGGCGATGGTCAGTGACAGAAATACAGATTACCAGATGTTTCAGTCTGGGGAACTGGATACCGCTTACGTCCCTGCTGAATTAAGCGATCAGCTGCTGGATCAGGATAACGTCAGCATAGTTGACCAGGCGGGCCTCTATTTCTACCGGTTTAATGTGAACATGGAGCCGTTCCAAAATGAAAACATCAGAAAAGCCTTTGCGACGGCTGTGGATCAAAAGGAAATTGTAAAGTATGTCACGAAAAACAATGAAAAGCCGGCGCACGCCTTTGTATCGCCAGGATTTACACAGCCTGACAGCAAAGATTTCCGTAAAGCTGGCGGAGATCTGATCACGCCAAATGAAAGCAAAGCGAAGCAGCTGCTGGAAAAGGGCATGAAGGAAGAGCGTTATGATAAGCTTCCTGCAGTTACTCTTACCTATAGCACAAAGCCGGAGCATAAAAAAATCGCCGAGGCGATCCAGCAAAAATTAAAAAATACCCTTGGGGTCGATGTGAAGCTGGCCAATATGGAATGGAACGTATTTTTAGAGGATCAAAAAGCGCTGAAATTCCAATTCTCTCAAAGCTCATTTTTACCTGACTACGCGGACCCTATCAGCTTTCTGGAAGCCTTCCAAACAGGAAATTCGATGAACCGCACAGGCTGGGCCAATAAAGAATACGATCAGCTGATCAAGCAGGCGAAGCATGAAGCCGATGAAAAAACGCGTTTCTCTCTTATGCATCAAGCGGAAAAGCTGCTGATCAATGAAGCGCCGATCATTCCGGTTTATTTCTATAATCAGGTCAACCTGCAAAACGAGCATGTAAAAGGAATCGTCAGGCATCCCGTCGGCTATATCGATTTTAAATGGGCGGATAAAAACTGA
- a CDS encoding S66 peptidase family protein produces the protein MKGVIVLNQKPKALKKGDTVGVIAPASPPDPKKLETALLFLEELGLQVKLGKALKNQHGYLAGQDNERLADLHEMFRDEEVKAVLCACGGFGTGRIAGGIDFSLIRKHPKIFWGYSDITFLHTAIHQNTGLVTFHGPMLSSDIGLNDVHPLTKASYGQLFQETEFTYTEELSPLTVLVPGNAEGELIGGNLSLLTSTLGTPFEIDTRGKLLFIEDIDEEPYQIDRMLNQLKMAGKLTDAAGILVCDFHNCVPMKREKSLSLEQVLDDYIVSAGRPALRGFKIGHCSPSIAVPIGVRAVMDTAEKTVVIEAGVSEGALKT, from the coding sequence ATGAAAGGAGTGATTGTGTTGAATCAGAAGCCAAAAGCGCTGAAAAAGGGTGACACAGTCGGAGTGATCGCGCCCGCAAGTCCGCCGGATCCGAAAAAGCTTGAAACCGCGCTTTTATTTTTAGAAGAGCTCGGTCTTCAGGTGAAGCTGGGCAAGGCACTAAAAAACCAGCACGGCTATTTAGCGGGACAGGATAATGAACGGCTGGCTGATCTTCATGAGATGTTCAGAGACGAGGAGGTAAAAGCGGTGCTGTGCGCGTGCGGGGGTTTTGGGACAGGACGTATCGCGGGCGGCATCGATTTTAGTTTAATCCGCAAACACCCTAAAATCTTCTGGGGATACAGCGATATTACGTTTTTACATACGGCCATCCATCAAAACACAGGTCTTGTCACCTTCCACGGCCCGATGCTCAGCTCAGATATTGGCCTCAACGACGTTCACCCGCTGACAAAAGCGTCGTATGGGCAGCTCTTCCAAGAGACGGAATTCACCTATACAGAAGAGCTTTCTCCGTTGACGGTGCTTGTTCCCGGAAATGCGGAAGGCGAGCTGATCGGGGGAAATCTCTCGTTACTGACGTCTACGCTGGGCACGCCGTTTGAAATCGATACGAGAGGGAAGCTTCTGTTTATTGAAGATATTGACGAGGAGCCGTATCAAATCGACCGGATGCTGAATCAGCTGAAAATGGCAGGGAAGCTGACGGACGCGGCCGGAATCCTTGTTTGTGATTTTCATAACTGTGTCCCTATGAAGAGGGAGAAATCTCTGTCGCTTGAGCAGGTGCTTGATGACTATATTGTTTCGGCGGGCAGGCCTGCTCTGCGAGGATTTAAAATCGGCCACTGCTCGCCGAGTATCGCCGTTCCGATCGGTGTGCGAGCTGTTATGGATACAGCAGAAAAAACAGTCGTCATCGAGGCGGGCGTTTCAGAAGGGGCGCTAAAGACATGA
- a CDS encoding C40 family peptidase: MMHTVISAVANIWTAPDSPRQSDQAMLRPTVLIRDWLERMTYEERLGLCTDNVIQTQVLFGEKVLVTAEQGEWVSVIVPSQPSRKDPRGYPGWMKKNQLKKSSPIHTQNDVMISKPAAFLYNSKGEKEIELSFLTVLPFIAEENGYIKVSTVLGERFVKQTDAVPVREQKGTAEDIIQTGAFFLGLPYLWGGISGFGFDCSGFMYSICKANGYSIPRDAGDQAKAGEGVPLDDMKAGDLLFFAYEEGKGAIHHVGLYVGGGKMLHSPKTGKSIEILTLKETIYEKELCAVRRCFSE, translated from the coding sequence ATGATGCATACTGTCATATCAGCAGTGGCCAACATCTGGACAGCGCCCGATTCACCGCGTCAATCAGATCAAGCGATGCTTCGTCCGACCGTATTGATCAGAGACTGGCTGGAGCGCATGACGTATGAGGAACGGCTTGGATTATGTACAGACAATGTGATCCAAACTCAGGTTCTTTTTGGCGAAAAGGTGTTGGTGACGGCAGAACAGGGCGAATGGGTGTCTGTGATCGTGCCGAGCCAGCCATCCCGAAAGGACCCACGCGGATATCCGGGCTGGATGAAAAAGAACCAGCTGAAAAAATCAAGTCCCATCCATACACAAAACGATGTCATGATCAGCAAACCTGCTGCCTTTTTGTACAATAGTAAAGGAGAAAAGGAGATCGAATTGAGCTTTTTGACGGTTCTCCCCTTCATTGCAGAAGAAAACGGATATATTAAGGTTTCAACCGTTTTGGGAGAAAGGTTTGTGAAGCAGACTGATGCAGTGCCTGTCCGCGAACAGAAAGGAACCGCTGAAGACATCATTCAAACCGGAGCGTTTTTTCTCGGGCTTCCCTACCTGTGGGGAGGGATCAGCGGGTTTGGATTTGATTGCTCAGGGTTTATGTACAGTATATGTAAGGCCAATGGATACAGCATCCCCCGTGATGCGGGAGATCAGGCAAAGGCGGGGGAGGGAGTTCCGCTTGATGATATGAAAGCCGGCGACCTGCTGTTTTTTGCTTATGAGGAAGGAAAAGGAGCGATTCATCACGTCGGACTGTACGTCGGCGGCGGGAAAATGCTTCATTCTCCAAAGACGGGAAAATCAATCGAAATCCTTACATTAAAAGAGACAATCTATGAAAAAGAACTTTGTGCGGTCCGCCGCTGTTTTTCAGAATAA
- a CDS encoding ABC transporter ATP-binding protein — translation MTPLPLLEVSQLKMHFDAGKKRTVKAVDGVTFQIHEGETFGLVGESGCGKSTLGRVLMRLYQPTEGSVKYRGTNLHALSEKEQFAFNRKLQMIFQDPYASLNPRMTVREIILEPMEIHNLYNTHKARLLVVDELLEAVGLHSDFGSRYPHEFSGGQRQRIGIARALSLNPEFIVADEPISALDVSVQAQVVNLLKRLQKEKGLTFLFIAHDLSMVKHISDRIGVMYLGHMMEITESSTLYREPLHPYTKALLSSIPIPDPELEDKRERILLKGELPSPVNPPSGCVFRTRCPEAMPECGESRPQLQEIEAGRFVACHLYRTAETKEKVR, via the coding sequence ATGACGCCACTGCCTTTGTTAGAAGTCAGCCAGCTGAAAATGCATTTTGACGCAGGGAAAAAGCGGACAGTCAAAGCCGTCGACGGGGTCACCTTTCAGATTCATGAAGGAGAAACGTTCGGGCTTGTCGGAGAATCGGGGTGCGGAAAATCAACCTTGGGGAGAGTGCTGATGCGCCTGTATCAGCCGACAGAAGGAAGTGTGAAATACCGCGGCACAAACCTTCATGCACTGAGTGAGAAAGAGCAGTTTGCCTTCAACCGCAAACTGCAGATGATTTTTCAGGATCCTTATGCTTCATTAAACCCGCGCATGACCGTTCGAGAAATTATTTTGGAGCCAATGGAGATTCACAATCTATACAATACCCATAAAGCGCGGCTTCTCGTCGTGGACGAGCTGCTTGAGGCAGTGGGGCTTCACTCCGACTTTGGCAGCCGTTATCCCCATGAATTCAGCGGCGGACAGAGGCAGAGAATCGGGATTGCCAGAGCACTGTCGCTGAATCCTGAATTTATCGTGGCGGACGAACCGATTTCTGCTCTTGATGTCTCGGTTCAAGCGCAGGTGGTCAATCTGCTGAAACGGCTTCAAAAAGAAAAAGGCCTCACGTTTTTATTCATTGCCCACGATCTTTCGATGGTGAAGCATATCAGTGACAGGATCGGTGTCATGTACTTAGGGCACATGATGGAAATCACAGAGAGCAGCACTTTGTATCGTGAACCGCTGCATCCATATACAAAGGCGTTATTATCCTCGATTCCGATCCCCGACCCTGAATTGGAGGACAAGCGTGAGCGCATCCTCTTAAAAGGGGAGCTGCCGAGCCCGGTCAATCCGCCGAGCGGCTGTGTGTTTCGGACACGCTGTCCGGAGGCCATGCCTGAATGCGGAGAATCTAGGCCTCAGCTACAGGAAATCGAAGCGGGCCGATTTGTCGCTTGCCATTTGTATCGAACTGCTGAGACGAAAGAAAAGGTGAGATAG